A genomic stretch from Papio anubis isolate 15944 chromosome 18, Panubis1.0, whole genome shotgun sequence includes:
- the SYNGR3 gene encoding synaptogyrin-3 isoform X2 translates to MAIPRGLSQDLVFSIAVFGPIVNEGYVNTDSGPELRCVFNGNAGACRFGVALGLGAFLACAAFLLLDVHFQQISSVRDRRRAVLLDLGFSGLWSFLWFVGFCFLTNQWQRTAPGPATTQAGDAARAAIAFSFFSILSWVALTVKALQRFRLGTDMSLFATEQLSAGASQAYPGYPVGSGVEGTETYQSPPFTETLDTSPKGYQVPAY, encoded by the exons ATGGCGATCCCACGGGGACTTTCCCAGGATTTG GTGTTCTCCATCGCCGTCTTCGGGCCCATCGTCAACGAGGGCTACGTGAACACCGACAGCGGCCCCGAGCTGCGCTGCGTGTTCAACGGGAATGCGGGCGCCTGCCGTTTCGGCGTCGCGCTGGGCCTCGGAGCGTTCCTCGCCTGCGCCGCCTTCCTGTTGCTCGATGTGCACTTCCAGCAGATCAGCAGCGTCCGCGACCGCCGGCGCGCTGTGTTGCTGGACCTGGGCTTCTCAG GACTCTGGTCCTTCCTGTGGTTCGTGGGCTTCTGCTTCCTCACCAATCAGTGGCAGCGCACGGCGCCAGGGCCGGCCACGACGCAGGCGGGGGACGCGGCGCGGGCCGCCATCGCCTTCAGCTTCTTCTCCATCCTCAGCTGG GTGGCGCTCACCGTGAAGGCCCTGCAGCGGTTCCGCCTGGGCACCGACATGTCACTCTTCGCCACCGAACAACTGAGCGCTGGGGCGAGCCAGGCCTACCCCGGCTATCCGGTGGGCAGCGGCGTAGAGGGCACCGAGACCTACCAGAGCCCGCCCTTCACCGAGACCCTGGACACCAGCCCCAAAGGGTACCAAGTGCCCGCCTACTAG
- the SYNGR3 gene encoding synaptogyrin-3 isoform X1, with product MEGASFGAGRAGAALDPVSFARRPQTLLRVASWVFSIAVFGPIVNEGYVNTDSGPELRCVFNGNAGACRFGVALGLGAFLACAAFLLLDVHFQQISSVRDRRRAVLLDLGFSGLWSFLWFVGFCFLTNQWQRTAPGPATTQAGDAARAAIAFSFFSILSWVALTVKALQRFRLGTDMSLFATEQLSAGASQAYPGYPVGSGVEGTETYQSPPFTETLDTSPKGYQVPAY from the exons ATGGAGGGCGCCTCCTTCGGCGCGGGCCGCGCGGGGGCTGCCCTGGACCCCGTGAGCTTTGCACGGCGGCCCCAGACCCTGCTCCGGGTGGCGTCCTGG GTGTTCTCCATCGCCGTCTTCGGGCCCATCGTCAACGAGGGCTACGTGAACACCGACAGCGGCCCCGAGCTGCGCTGCGTGTTCAACGGGAATGCGGGCGCCTGCCGTTTCGGCGTCGCGCTGGGCCTCGGAGCGTTCCTCGCCTGCGCCGCCTTCCTGTTGCTCGATGTGCACTTCCAGCAGATCAGCAGCGTCCGCGACCGCCGGCGCGCTGTGTTGCTGGACCTGGGCTTCTCAG GACTCTGGTCCTTCCTGTGGTTCGTGGGCTTCTGCTTCCTCACCAATCAGTGGCAGCGCACGGCGCCAGGGCCGGCCACGACGCAGGCGGGGGACGCGGCGCGGGCCGCCATCGCCTTCAGCTTCTTCTCCATCCTCAGCTGG GTGGCGCTCACCGTGAAGGCCCTGCAGCGGTTCCGCCTGGGCACCGACATGTCACTCTTCGCCACCGAACAACTGAGCGCTGGGGCGAGCCAGGCCTACCCCGGCTATCCGGTGGGCAGCGGCGTAGAGGGCACCGAGACCTACCAGAGCCCGCCCTTCACCGAGACCCTGGACACCAGCCCCAAAGGGTACCAAGTGCCCGCCTACTAG